The following are encoded together in the Bacteroidales bacterium MB20-C3-3 genome:
- a CDS encoding MarR family transcriptional regulator has product MQLIDFVKTNELLSVLSGQLSASLNRHLNRKFRTAGLAITTEQWLVLMCLWNKDGQTQQSLSDQTSKDKTSITRLLDTLSKNRLVERHSDPADRRINKIHLTDKGREMENHAMKIVKESFDQAVSGISSKELIDAKEVIVKLLNNII; this is encoded by the coding sequence ATGCAACTAATAGATTTTGTTAAGACTAATGAACTACTGTCTGTGTTAAGCGGACAGCTTTCTGCTTCTCTGAACCGACATCTTAACAGGAAGTTTCGTACTGCAGGCCTTGCAATCACAACAGAGCAGTGGCTGGTTCTTATGTGTCTCTGGAACAAAGACGGTCAAACTCAGCAATCACTAAGCGATCAAACTTCTAAAGACAAAACCAGCATCACCCGATTACTGGATACTCTCTCAAAAAATCGTCTTGTGGAAAGACACTCTGACCCTGCAGACAGAAGAATTAACAAAATCCACCTTACTGATAAGGGAAGAGAGATGGAGAACCATGCTATGAAAATTGTAAAAGAGTCATTTGATCAAGCAGTTTCTGGAATATCCTCTAAAGAATTAATTGATGCCAAAGAAGTTATTGTCAAACTTCTTAACAACATTATCTAG
- a CDS encoding TolC family protein, protein MKQLVLSLLCILTLFPLAGQSALTLNDCRRLALENNRSLQSGKEKEIIASEMRKAAFTQFLPRFSFNGTYLHNQKNISLLGEDALLPVGTKMADGSFGFRQDQINNKWAQVAPGVYAPLDSDGKPFDPKVNPEKIQWKDYALLPKEAMEMESRNIFAGIAGFVQPVYLGGKIRELYKIAKSSERLAGIQSEKAEEDLLQKTDEAYWRVVSLYSKASLASEYLRLIESIVKNVSIMADEGVATKGDILKVNVKLNEAKMMQARAENGLALSKMALLQICGLDPAAEYIFPDKPVATAITPAAEGTTEQFIENRAEIKALGEAEKIAKSNIKIMESRFLPNVILNGNYIISNPNFNNGVSYTFGGMYSFGVGINIPLFHFGEKIHTLKAAQSQHKIIQLQREEAKEKIGLQINQAKFRMAESVKRLAIAESSVDKAGENLRFAREAFEAGVAGSTDLLEAHNGWLLAKSEEIDAQIDIMMCRSYLKEALGISQKNQN, encoded by the coding sequence ATGAAACAATTAGTTCTATCTCTGTTATGCATTTTGACCCTGTTCCCTTTGGCGGGACAAAGTGCACTCACACTTAACGACTGCAGGAGACTTGCACTGGAGAACAACAGATCTTTGCAGAGTGGCAAAGAGAAGGAGATAATCGCCTCAGAGATGCGCAAGGCGGCCTTCACACAATTTCTCCCAAGGTTCTCCTTTAACGGAACCTATCTGCACAATCAGAAAAACATCTCGCTCCTGGGAGAGGATGCACTGCTCCCTGTTGGTACCAAAATGGCTGACGGCTCGTTCGGTTTCCGTCAGGATCAGATTAACAACAAATGGGCACAGGTTGCTCCGGGTGTTTACGCACCGCTCGATTCAGACGGGAAGCCATTTGATCCAAAGGTAAATCCGGAGAAAATTCAGTGGAAAGACTACGCTCTGCTTCCAAAAGAGGCAATGGAGATGGAGTCCAGAAACATCTTTGCGGGCATTGCCGGATTTGTTCAGCCGGTATACCTGGGAGGGAAAATCCGTGAGCTCTACAAGATTGCAAAAAGCAGCGAAAGGCTTGCAGGTATACAGTCAGAAAAGGCAGAAGAGGATCTTTTACAGAAGACAGACGAGGCATACTGGAGAGTTGTATCCCTATACTCCAAGGCTTCACTCGCCTCAGAATACCTTAGGCTGATAGAGTCAATCGTAAAGAATGTTTCAATTATGGCAGACGAGGGGGTAGCCACAAAGGGGGATATCCTTAAGGTGAATGTGAAGCTTAATGAGGCAAAGATGATGCAGGCAAGAGCAGAGAACGGGCTTGCTCTTTCAAAGATGGCCCTGCTTCAGATTTGCGGTCTGGACCCTGCCGCAGAATATATATTCCCTGACAAGCCTGTAGCCACTGCCATAACACCGGCAGCAGAAGGCACAACGGAGCAGTTTATCGAAAACCGTGCAGAGATAAAGGCTCTGGGCGAGGCAGAGAAGATAGCCAAATCAAACATAAAGATTATGGAGTCAAGGTTCCTTCCCAATGTGATTCTCAACGGAAACTACATCATTTCAAACCCCAACTTCAACAACGGTGTAAGCTATACCTTCGGGGGAATGTACTCATTCGGAGTAGGGATAAACATTCCGCTTTTTCACTTTGGGGAGAAGATCCATACGCTAAAGGCGGCACAGAGTCAGCATAAGATAATTCAGCTGCAGAGAGAGGAGGCGAAAGAGAAAATCGGCCTTCAGATTAATCAGGCAAAGTTCAGGATGGCCGAATCTGTTAAAAGGCTCGCTATTGCCGAATCCTCTGTGGATAAGGCCGGGGAGAACCTCCGTTTTGCAAGGGAGGCATTTGAGGCAGGTGTTGCCGGAAGCACAGATCTGCTGGAGGCACACAACGGCTGGCTGCTGGCAAAATCAGAAGAGATTGATGCACAGATTGACATTATGATGTGCAGGTCATATCTGAAAGAGGCACTTGGTATATCACAGAAAAATCAAAATTAA
- the gpmI gene encoding 2,3-bisphosphoglycerate-independent phosphoglycerate mutase, with product MNKKVLLMILDGWGEGKRDNTNVIYTQGEPNIDKLRAKYPTSFLSASGEDVGLPEGQMGNSEVGHLNIGAGRVVYQDLVKINKACREGKLLDNSQIKAAYDYVKSSGKSLHFMGLMSDGGVHSSMEHLFAFLTLAKEQGIESIFVHAFMDGRDTDPKSGKGYIEQLQNHLVKTGGKIASIVGRYYAMDRDKRWERVKLAYDLLVRGEGEPFTDGVAAMQMRYDSDITDEFITPLVAVDVNGNPVGTIKEGDAVIFFNFRNDRAREITQVLTQSDMPELDMKVLPLYYCTLTPYDDKFKGLHILYDKENVQRTLGEVVSRAGKSQLRIAETEKYAHVTFFFSGGREATFENENRILISSPKVPTYDLKPEMSAFEIKDALVKELEKGTNDLIILNFANGDMVGHTGVYDAIRKAVETVDKCAGEVVEVAKANGYSVLVTADHGNADNAVNPDGSPNTAHSLNPVPFIVVDDDIKQVENGILADIAPTILKMMGVETPPEMTGRSLV from the coding sequence ATGAATAAGAAGGTACTTTTGATGATTCTTGACGGTTGGGGAGAGGGGAAGCGAGACAATACGAATGTAATTTACACCCAGGGTGAACCAAATATTGATAAACTCAGAGCCAAATATCCAACCTCATTTTTATCAGCCAGCGGAGAGGATGTCGGTCTTCCTGAAGGTCAAATGGGTAACTCTGAAGTAGGTCACCTGAATATTGGTGCCGGCAGAGTTGTTTACCAGGATCTGGTAAAGATAAATAAAGCTTGCAGAGAGGGTAAGCTACTTGATAACTCGCAGATCAAAGCTGCTTATGATTATGTAAAGAGCTCCGGAAAATCTCTTCACTTTATGGGGCTAATGAGTGATGGCGGGGTACACAGCTCAATGGAGCATCTTTTTGCATTTCTTACTTTAGCTAAAGAGCAAGGTATAGAGAGTATTTTTGTTCACGCATTTATGGATGGAAGAGATACTGATCCTAAGAGCGGTAAGGGATACATTGAACAACTTCAGAACCACCTTGTAAAAACCGGAGGTAAGATAGCCTCAATAGTTGGAAGGTACTACGCAATGGACAGAGACAAAAGGTGGGAGAGGGTAAAACTTGCCTACGACTTGCTGGTTAGAGGAGAGGGGGAGCCATTCACGGATGGGGTAGCAGCAATGCAGATGAGATATGACAGTGATATTACAGATGAGTTTATAACTCCGCTGGTTGCTGTTGATGTAAATGGAAATCCCGTAGGAACAATCAAAGAGGGTGATGCTGTAATTTTCTTTAATTTCAGAAATGACAGGGCAAGAGAGATTACTCAAGTCCTCACGCAGTCAGATATGCCTGAGCTTGATATGAAGGTTTTACCTCTTTACTATTGTACTCTTACTCCTTATGATGATAAATTTAAGGGTCTTCACATACTTTATGATAAGGAGAATGTTCAGAGAACACTGGGCGAGGTTGTCTCAAGGGCAGGTAAGAGCCAGCTCAGGATTGCCGAGACAGAAAAGTATGCACATGTTACATTTTTCTTCTCCGGAGGCAGGGAGGCAACTTTTGAGAATGAGAACAGGATACTGATAAGCTCTCCAAAAGTTCCCACATATGACCTAAAACCAGAGATGAGTGCTTTTGAAATAAAAGATGCACTTGTAAAGGAGCTGGAAAAGGGGACAAATGACCTGATAATACTAAACTTTGCCAATGGGGATATGGTAGGTCATACAGGAGTTTATGATGCTATAAGAAAAGCAGTGGAGACAGTAGATAAGTGTGCCGGCGAGGTTGTTGAGGTTGCAAAGGCAAATGGATACTCAGTCTTGGTAACTGCAGATCACGGAAACGCAGATAATGCGGTTAATCCGGATGGCTCTCCAAATACAGCCCACTCGCTTAATCCTGTACCATTTATAGTTGTTGATGATGATATTAAGCAAGTTGAAAATGGTATTCTTGCAGATATTGCTCCAACAATTCTAAAAATGATGGGAGTGGAGACACCTCCTGAAATGACCGGCAGGTCTTTGGTATAG
- a CDS encoding efflux RND transporter periplasmic adaptor subunit, whose translation METRKNRNNLLAGLAGLLGVIVIVSLIGLYAAKPEPLIIQGEVEAKEYRVSGKIPGRISEILAEEGSSVEKGDTLALIFSPELNAKLDQAKAARDAAQAQNRKAIKGARPEQIMGAFELWQKAEVGADIASKSYERVQRLFDKGVIPAQKRDEAEAQHRAAVATAKAAKSQYEMAMNGAEKEDREAALALVSRANGAVREVESYLDETCLIAPASGEVSEIFPEEGDLVGTGAPVMSITDLSNMWFTFSVREDLLRGMTTGTVVKVRIPALGEEEFEAKVTYMKAMASYATWRSTKVSGGFDAKSFEVKAVPLNAIKGMRPGMSVIIKTEAN comes from the coding sequence ATGGAAACCAGAAAAAACAGGAACAACCTTTTGGCCGGGCTTGCAGGATTGCTTGGCGTAATTGTAATTGTATCACTTATTGGCCTCTACGCGGCAAAGCCCGAACCCCTTATTATTCAGGGAGAGGTTGAGGCAAAAGAGTACCGAGTTTCGGGAAAGATCCCCGGAAGAATCAGTGAGATTCTTGCAGAAGAGGGCTCTTCTGTAGAGAAGGGCGACACCCTGGCACTCATCTTTAGCCCTGAACTCAATGCAAAGCTGGACCAGGCCAAAGCTGCAAGAGATGCGGCACAGGCACAGAACCGCAAGGCAATCAAGGGTGCCAGGCCGGAGCAGATAATGGGAGCATTTGAGCTATGGCAAAAGGCAGAGGTTGGGGCCGATATCGCCTCCAAATCCTACGAAAGGGTGCAGAGACTCTTTGACAAAGGAGTGATCCCTGCTCAGAAGCGTGACGAGGCCGAGGCTCAGCACAGAGCGGCTGTGGCAACTGCAAAGGCGGCAAAATCTCAGTACGAGATGGCAATGAACGGAGCCGAGAAGGAGGACCGCGAAGCTGCACTGGCTCTTGTCAGCAGGGCAAACGGAGCTGTGAGGGAGGTCGAATCCTACCTTGACGAAACTTGCTTAATTGCTCCGGCTTCGGGCGAGGTTAGCGAGATCTTTCCGGAGGAGGGTGACCTTGTGGGTACAGGCGCACCTGTTATGAGTATTACAGACCTTTCCAATATGTGGTTCACATTCAGTGTTCGTGAAGATCTGCTCAGAGGCATGACCACCGGCACTGTTGTAAAGGTGAGGATTCCGGCTCTGGGCGAAGAGGAGTTTGAGGCAAAGGTTACCTACATGAAGGCAATGGCATCCTATGCAACATGGAGGTCTACCAAGGTGAGCGGCGGGTTTGATGCAAAGAGCTTTGAGGTTAAGGCTGTACCTCTCAATGCAATTAAGGGAATGCGCCCCGGAATGAGCGTGATAATTAAAACTGAAGCTAACTGA
- the rnr gene encoding ribonuclease R, protein MHKKKNSSRQPRGDKSRGRREETTGKVSMTREGYAFIIRDGIEDDVFIPASRMRGALHGDIVRVSIVTKKSGTRRKEGEITEIIERTKRPFIGILQIVGEEAWVICENKFMPHDIRILKGGYSSDQHGKKVAVMVDEWPRSSDEPIGHIIDVLGVPGENNTEMHAILTEYGLPFKFDPSVEKEADKIDDRIDQKEIKARKDFRGVTTFTIDPADAKDFDDALSIRKLPEGNWEVGVHIADVTHYVRPGSLVDKEALERATSVYLVDRTVPMLPEKLSNKLCSLRPNEEKLCFSAVFEITEKGKVANRWFGRTIIESDYRFSYEEAQQIIETKTGPLKDEMLKLHSLAYLLREERFRSGAISFERPEMKVEVDSNGKPVRVYQKISMDSNWLIEEFMLLANREVAYFIGAKGKQAKTFVYRIHEEPNMEKITLFRTFVKHFGYEMSPTKNARELSSELNKLLTSVKEKPEAGAIEIMALRSMARARYSTDNMGHYGLAFDYYTHFTSPIRRYPDMMVHRLLALYLDKGKSQDKQYFEERCKYSSEREQLATDAERASIKYKMVEFMQDKVGMTFGGSISGITEWGMFVEIDETKVEGLVALRDIKEDYLQFMEESMSLYAKRSGKRFILGDAVKIKVEKANLEQKQLDFSLVWESDASNADSKIVIKGKSSQSKPSKLTKSPRQKKQK, encoded by the coding sequence ATGCATAAAAAGAAAAATTCATCTCGCCAGCCTCGCGGAGATAAAAGTCGTGGCAGAAGGGAAGAGACCACTGGCAAAGTAAGCATGACCCGGGAGGGGTATGCATTTATCATCCGTGATGGTATTGAAGATGATGTATTTATTCCGGCTTCAAGAATGCGAGGAGCTTTGCATGGAGATATCGTCAGAGTATCAATTGTAACAAAGAAAAGCGGCACCAGAAGGAAAGAGGGAGAGATTACTGAGATAATTGAAAGAACAAAAAGGCCGTTTATTGGAATATTACAGATAGTTGGAGAAGAGGCCTGGGTAATTTGCGAAAACAAATTTATGCCTCACGATATCAGAATCCTTAAAGGGGGATACAGTTCAGACCAGCACGGTAAAAAAGTCGCAGTAATGGTTGATGAGTGGCCAAGAAGCTCAGATGAACCAATTGGGCATATTATTGATGTACTGGGTGTTCCCGGAGAGAACAACACTGAGATGCACGCAATTCTCACAGAATATGGTCTGCCTTTTAAATTTGACCCCTCTGTAGAAAAAGAGGCCGATAAAATTGATGACAGGATTGACCAGAAAGAGATTAAAGCCAGAAAAGATTTCAGAGGAGTAACTACCTTTACTATTGACCCGGCTGATGCCAAAGATTTTGATGACGCACTCTCAATCAGAAAGCTTCCGGAGGGAAACTGGGAAGTAGGAGTACACATTGCAGATGTCACACATTATGTAAGACCCGGATCTCTTGTTGACAAAGAGGCTCTCGAGAGGGCAACATCTGTTTACCTTGTGGACAGAACAGTTCCAATGTTACCAGAAAAGCTTTCTAACAAACTTTGCTCATTAAGACCAAATGAAGAGAAACTATGCTTCTCTGCAGTTTTTGAAATAACAGAAAAAGGGAAAGTTGCCAACAGGTGGTTTGGTAGAACCATTATTGAATCCGATTACAGATTCAGCTACGAAGAGGCTCAACAAATTATTGAGACAAAGACAGGACCTTTGAAAGATGAGATGCTTAAACTTCACTCTCTTGCATATCTCCTGAGAGAGGAGAGGTTCCGCTCCGGTGCAATAAGCTTTGAAAGACCGGAAATGAAAGTTGAAGTTGACAGCAATGGAAAGCCCGTAAGAGTGTACCAGAAGATATCAATGGACTCTAACTGGCTTATTGAAGAGTTTATGCTTCTTGCAAACAGAGAGGTTGCATACTTCATTGGGGCAAAAGGGAAACAGGCAAAGACTTTTGTATACAGAATCCACGAAGAGCCTAACATGGAGAAGATAACGCTTTTTCGTACATTCGTGAAACATTTTGGTTACGAGATGAGCCCAACCAAAAATGCCCGCGAATTATCGTCAGAACTTAATAAATTGCTTACATCTGTTAAGGAAAAACCTGAAGCAGGAGCTATTGAGATTATGGCATTACGATCCATGGCCAGGGCAAGATATTCAACGGATAATATGGGTCATTACGGTCTTGCTTTTGACTATTATACACACTTCACATCTCCTATCAGAAGATATCCTGATATGATGGTTCACAGACTCCTTGCACTATACCTTGATAAAGGAAAATCTCAGGATAAACAATATTTTGAAGAGCGCTGCAAATACTCAAGCGAAAGAGAACAACTTGCAACAGACGCAGAGAGAGCCAGCATAAAATATAAGATGGTTGAGTTTATGCAGGACAAGGTTGGGATGACATTTGGAGGAAGCATATCCGGAATTACTGAATGGGGGATGTTTGTTGAAATTGACGAGACAAAAGTAGAGGGGCTTGTTGCTCTGAGAGATATAAAAGAGGACTACCTTCAATTTATGGAAGAGTCAATGTCTCTTTACGCAAAAAGAAGCGGAAAGCGCTTTATTTTGGGAGATGCAGTCAAAATTAAAGTAGAAAAGGCAAACCTTGAGCAGAAACAACTTGATTTTTCTCTTGTTTGGGAATCTGATGCTAGTAACGCAGATTCAAAAATTGTTATAAAAGGAAAAAGCAGTCAGTCAAAGCCTTCAAAATTGACAAAATCCCCAAGACAAAAAAAACAGAAATAA
- a CDS encoding ABC transporter permease codes for MILTKIGNVLKRELRMMFGRPIYLFSTVFVVAFGYLFFLTLINEGLPERLPVAVVDRDNSAISRRLARELNSTPMTEVVTGCANFAEARDLMQRGEIYGFIDIPAGFYGNLLSGKRPEISFYVNNAYLIAGTLSYKDMLTMSTLASSAYQREVLRAKGMNDEAIMGKIQPILIDTHQIGNPWANYGVYLITVLMPGVLQLVILLMTVYCIGVELKTKSSREWMSESGGSLAVALTGKLLPYSVMFIILGIAGNVLLYKFAGFPMQGSLLRFSASTVLFVLAHQAIGILMIGLFPVLRDAISFAALYGILSFTYAGFTFPIEAMPPLTQGASVLFPIRHYFHIYVNEALLGAPFVNSALSVAAMFIFLALPLIISKRLKNALINQNYPIK; via the coding sequence ATGATTCTGACTAAAATCGGAAATGTTCTTAAAAGAGAGTTGAGGATGATGTTTGGCAGACCCATCTACCTCTTCTCGACGGTATTTGTTGTTGCCTTTGGCTATCTCTTCTTTCTGACTCTCATTAACGAGGGTCTTCCGGAACGGCTCCCCGTGGCTGTGGTAGACAGAGACAACTCTGCAATATCCAGAAGGCTTGCAAGAGAGCTTAACTCAACACCCATGACCGAGGTAGTTACCGGCTGTGCAAACTTTGCAGAGGCAAGGGATCTTATGCAGAGGGGAGAGATTTACGGATTCATAGATATCCCTGCCGGGTTTTACGGTAATCTGCTCTCCGGAAAGCGGCCGGAGATCTCCTTCTATGTAAACAACGCATACCTCATTGCAGGTACTCTCAGCTACAAGGATATGCTCACAATGAGCACACTTGCCTCATCTGCATATCAGCGGGAGGTACTGAGGGCAAAGGGGATGAACGATGAGGCAATTATGGGAAAGATTCAGCCCATATTAATTGACACCCATCAGATAGGAAACCCATGGGCAAACTACGGAGTTTATCTTATAACCGTCCTTATGCCGGGAGTGCTGCAGCTTGTTATTCTGCTAATGACTGTATATTGCATTGGTGTTGAACTCAAGACAAAAAGCTCCCGTGAGTGGATGAGCGAATCCGGGGGTTCGCTGGCTGTAGCTCTTACAGGCAAACTTCTCCCCTATTCAGTGATGTTCATAATCCTTGGTATTGCGGGAAATGTGCTACTCTACAAATTTGCAGGATTCCCAATGCAAGGGTCACTACTTAGGTTCTCTGCCTCAACGGTTCTCTTTGTTCTTGCGCATCAGGCAATCGGAATCCTCATGATTGGGCTCTTCCCCGTTCTGCGGGATGCAATCAGCTTTGCAGCTCTTTACGGAATTCTTTCATTTACCTACGCAGGCTTTACCTTCCCGATAGAGGCAATGCCACCGCTGACGCAGGGTGCAAGCGTGCTCTTTCCAATAAGGCACTACTTCCACATCTATGTAAACGAGGCACTTCTTGGTGCACCATTTGTAAACTCGGCGCTGAGCGTTGCGGCCATGTTTATATTCCTTGCACTGCCCCTCATCATTTCAAAACGACTTAAGAATGCACTCATAAACCAGAATTATCCCATTAAATAG